The Actinocatenispora sera genome has a window encoding:
- a CDS encoding ABC transporter substrate-binding protein, protein MLQLLGGAAVLPAVGGLAGCGGSGGGNGAEGSGKGTLTLAYLGDATQQAAFKALFADFNKAHPDIKISATGIASGDWATFASTISTRLAGGTQYDIVDVATEGQLLMSSKNVLEPLDRYIAKDKAVVDAYYAGIDPHLKEWTKKYGSPDGRTYFIPGGYNSMVLYCNTEVFAKAGVELSDDGQWTWEQFKAAGEKINARTGAYLTALGDGAFPFGDIMPWLLTNGASTLSADWKQPTFNSPQAIEAATFVKSLLDAGLAPKLGGTFDAAAQLAKGKLATLGGGRWPTLDMRRLKIVDKVRIMSWPTKTGPGSPIGWDGWPILRASKNKAAAWTFLKWLMTKDASEFYAKVGGTNVPALTSVAASSTFLSDAPKGSELLAAAIAHGTPIPSPKQGAAVQRAISAGWKSALTGLKPVKRSLDAANEQLKPLL, encoded by the coding sequence CGGCGGTACTGCCGGCCGTCGGCGGACTCGCCGGATGCGGCGGATCCGGCGGCGGCAACGGCGCCGAGGGCTCCGGCAAGGGCACGCTGACCCTCGCGTACCTGGGCGACGCGACGCAGCAGGCGGCGTTCAAGGCACTGTTCGCGGACTTCAACAAGGCGCACCCGGACATCAAGATCTCCGCGACCGGCATCGCGTCGGGCGACTGGGCCACCTTCGCCAGCACCATCTCCACCCGGCTCGCCGGCGGCACGCAGTACGACATCGTCGACGTGGCCACCGAGGGCCAGCTGCTGATGTCGTCGAAGAACGTGCTGGAACCGCTGGACCGCTACATCGCCAAGGACAAGGCGGTCGTCGACGCGTACTACGCCGGCATCGACCCGCACCTGAAGGAGTGGACGAAGAAGTACGGCTCGCCGGACGGCAGGACCTACTTCATCCCCGGCGGCTACAACTCGATGGTGCTGTACTGCAACACCGAGGTGTTCGCCAAGGCCGGTGTCGAGCTGTCCGACGACGGCCAGTGGACCTGGGAGCAGTTCAAGGCCGCCGGGGAGAAGATCAATGCCAGGACCGGCGCGTACCTGACGGCGTTGGGCGACGGCGCGTTCCCGTTCGGCGACATCATGCCGTGGCTGCTCACCAACGGCGCCAGCACCCTTTCCGCCGACTGGAAGCAGCCCACCTTCAACAGCCCGCAGGCGATCGAGGCGGCCACGTTCGTCAAGAGCCTGCTCGACGCCGGCCTCGCGCCGAAGCTCGGCGGTACCTTCGACGCCGCCGCGCAGCTGGCCAAGGGCAAGCTCGCCACCCTCGGCGGCGGCCGCTGGCCGACACTGGACATGCGCCGGCTCAAGATCGTCGACAAGGTGCGCATCATGAGCTGGCCGACCAAGACCGGCCCCGGCTCCCCGATCGGCTGGGACGGCTGGCCGATCCTGCGCGCGTCGAAGAACAAGGCGGCCGCCTGGACGTTCCTCAAGTGGCTGATGACCAAGGACGCGTCCGAGTTCTACGCCAAGGTCGGCGGCACCAACGTGCCGGCGCTGACCTCGGTCGCCGCCAGCTCGACCTTCCTCTCCGACGCCCCGAAGGGCTCCGAACTGCTGGCGGCGGCGATCGCGCACGGCACGCCGATCCCGTCGCCCAAGCAGGGCGCCGCGGTCCAGCGGGCCATCAGCGCCGGCTGGAAGAGCGCGTTGACCGGCCTCAAACCGGTCAAGCGGTCCCTGGATGCGGCGAACGAGCAGCTGAAACCGCTGCTATGA